The following coding sequences are from one Neurospora crassa OR74A linkage group I, whole genome shotgun sequence window:
- the csr-1 gene encoding peptidyl-prolyl cis-trans isomerase: MFGPRHFSVLKTTGSLVSSTFSSSLKPTATFSCARAFSQTSSIMSKVFFDLEWEGPVLGPNNKPTSEIKAQSGRINFTLYDDVVPKTARNFKELCTGQNGFGYKGSSFHRIIPEFMLQGGDFTRGNGTGGKSIYGEKFADENFAKKHVRPGLLSMANAGPNTNGSQFFVTTVPTSWLDGRHVVFGEVADDESMKVVKALEATGSSSGAIRYSKKPTIVDCGAL, translated from the exons ATGTTTGGACCCCGCCATTTCTCTGTCCTTAAGACAACAGGTTCTCTCGTCTCCTCGACTTTCTCGTCATCTCTCAAGCCCACTGCAACTTTCTCCTGCGCCAGAGCTTTTTCGCAAACATCCAGCATCATGTCCAAGGT TTTCTTCGATCTCGAGTGGGAGGGTCCCGTCCTCGGccccaacaacaagcccACCAGCGAAATCAAGG CTCAGTCTGGCCGCATTAACTTCACCCTCTACGACGACGTTGTCCCCAAGACCGCCCGCAACTTCAAGGAGCTCTGCACTGGCCAGAACGGCTTCGGCTACAAGGGCTCTTCTTTCCACCGCATTATCCCCGAGTTCATGCTCCAGGGTGGTGACTTCACCCGTGGTAAC GGCACTGGTGGCAAGTCCATCTACGGCGAGAAGTTCGCCGATGAGAACTTCGCCAAGAAGCACGTCCGCCCTGGTCTTCTCTCCATGGCCAACGCCGGCCCCAACACCAACGGCTCCCAGTTCTTCGTCACCACTGTCCCCACCAGCTGGCTCGATGGCCGCCACGTCGTCTTCGGCGAGGTCGCTGACGATGAGTCCATGAAGGTCGTCAAGGCCCTTGAGGCTACTGGCTCCAGCAGCGGTGCTATTCGTTACTCCAAGAAGCCCACCATTGTCGACTGCGGCGCTCTCTAA
- a CDS encoding epsin-3 has product MDFNSLKDTVSNLTLYDIKAGVRKVQNAVMNYTEMESKVREATNNEPWGASSTLMQEIADGTFNYQTLNEIMPMIYRRFTEKSAEEWRQIYKALQLLEYLIKHGSERVVDDARSHLTLLKMLRQFHFIDQNGKDQGINVRNRAKELAELLSDVERIRAERKKARANKGKFTGISGGMSFSSGSSGRYGGFGNTSYGGSSSGGGGSSSTYGGYSGGVYGDGGVFGGQPSNNDYRGTQARAEQFEEYDAGDLDAEASSRTAPRTPRSTTERAGVKKTTAPAEPPKKKEPEIDLFSFDEPAAPSIPTAPLAAAPSNGSGLAALAGGAKDDDDEFDDFQSAAPATQPASAISPPIAPLSTGTQFVAPQPVSAPQQANLSGMVALSSISPPPSSTATPAANFSAFSTPLSPVSQAPKPTGFQAGQPNYFSPVQLQTQSTGSSLSGTKATGSAASKPAAGGDAFGALWSQASAGIKKSTPTTKGPAIGQLAKEKSSAGIWGTPAPSTPTSGSRPTTGGNHGLDDLLG; this is encoded by the exons ATGGATTTCAATAGCCTCAAGGATACCGTGTCCAACCTGACACTCTACGACATCAAGGCTGGCGTACGAAAGGTTCAAAATG CTGTCATGAACTATACCGAGATGGAGTCCAAG GTGCGCGAGGCCACCAACAATGAACCTTGGGGTGCATCGTCGACTTTGATGCAAGAGATCGCCGATGGCACCTTCAACTA CCAAACACTCAACGAAATCATGCCCATGATTTACCGCCGTTTCACAGAAAAGTCCGCCGAAGAATGGCGCCAGATCTACAAGGCCCTTCAACTACTAGAGTACCTGATTAAGCACGGTTCCGAACGAGTGGTGGACGATGCTCGGTCGCATCTTACCCTCCTCAAGATGCTGCGCCAGTTCCATTTTATCGACCAGAACGGCAAAGACCAGGGTATCAACGTCCGCAACCGCGCCAAGGAACTCGCCGAGCTCCTCAGCGATGTCGAGCGTATCCGAGCAGAGCGCAAGAAGGCCCGCGCAAACAAGGGCAAGTTCACGGGCATTTCGGGTGGAATGAGCTTCTCCAGCGGGAGCAGCGGACGTTATGGCGGTTTCGGCAACACTTCGTATGGCGGTAGCAGcagtggtggcggtggtagCAGCTCTACCTACGGTGGCTATTCTGGAGGAGTTTATGGCGACGGAGGTGTTTTTGGTGGCCAGCCTTCCAACAACGACTACCGCGGGACCCAGGCACGGGCAGAGCAGTTTGAGGAATACGATGCAGGTGATTTGGACGCTGAGGCGTCGTCTCGTACCGCGCCAAGGACACCACGATCCACGACAGAAAGAGCCGGGGTCAAGAAAACAACAGCACCCGCCGAGCCGCCCAAGAAAAAGGAGCCCGAGATCGACTTGTTTTCCTTCGACGAGCCCGCAGCGCCATCCATCCCGACCGCGCCCCTCGCTGCCGCACCTTCCAACGGCTCTGGGCTTGCGGCTCTAGCCGGCGGCGccaaagacgacgacgacgagttcGATGATTTCCAGTCTGCAGCCCCCGCCACGCAGCCTGCTTCTGCAATTTCTCCCCCAATCGCCCCCCTCTCTACTGGCACACAGTTTGTTGCCCCGCAACCAGTTTCGGCGCCTCAGCAGGCCAACCTTAGCGGCATGGTTgccctctcctccatctctcctcctcccagcTCCACGGCGACTCCTGCTGCCAACTTCTCGGCTTTCTCCACGCCCCTTTCGCCCGTCTCCCAGGCTCCCAAGCCAACTGGCTTCCAAGCCGGTCAGCCAAACTACTTTTCCCCGGTACAGCTGCAGACCCAGTCCACCGGGTCCTCGCTTTCAGGAACCAAGGCAACCGGTTCAGCTGCCTCCAAGCCAGCCGCTGGCGGTGACGCCTTCGGTGCGCTGTGGTCGCAGGCTAGTGCTGGAATCAAGAAGAGCACGCCTACCACCAAGGGTCCGGCTATCGGACAACTGGCCAAAGAGAAGAGTAGTGCTGGTATTTGGGGAACTCCTGCGCCCTCCACTCCGACCAGCGGTAGCAGGCCCACCACTGGCGGCAACCACGGGTTGGACGATCTGCTCGGTTAA